From a single Micromonospora pallida genomic region:
- a CDS encoding ABC transporter permease, whose amino-acid sequence MTATMLVTGPKLVVALVVLTAVAAVVVTLGRLGHGRQIVVAAGRAALQLTAVSLLIVVIVESAAATAGFVLLMWAVAAATSGRRITGGRWAWWAALPIGAGSLPVVAALLASGLLPARGIAVVPVAGILIGGAMTATSLAGRRALDELTSRRGEVEAGLALGLLPRDATLLVCRPAAGQALVPALDQTRTVGLVTLPGAFVGVLLGGADPLTAGVTQLFVLIGLLAVEAVAVVVTMELVARDQLRPA is encoded by the coding sequence ATGACGGCGACGATGCTGGTGACCGGGCCGAAGCTGGTGGTCGCGCTGGTGGTGCTGACCGCCGTCGCGGCGGTCGTGGTGACGCTGGGCCGGCTCGGCCACGGCCGGCAGATCGTCGTGGCCGCCGGTCGCGCCGCACTCCAACTGACGGCGGTGTCCCTACTCATCGTCGTCATCGTCGAGTCGGCCGCCGCGACGGCCGGTTTCGTCCTGCTCATGTGGGCGGTGGCGGCGGCCACCTCCGGCCGGCGGATCACCGGCGGCCGGTGGGCCTGGTGGGCCGCGCTGCCCATCGGGGCTGGGAGCCTGCCGGTGGTGGCGGCGCTGCTCGCGTCCGGCCTGCTCCCTGCACGCGGCATCGCGGTCGTCCCGGTGGCCGGCATCCTGATCGGCGGGGCGATGACCGCCACCTCGCTGGCCGGCCGCCGCGCCCTCGACGAGCTGACCAGCCGCCGGGGCGAGGTGGAGGCCGGGCTCGCGCTGGGCCTGCTGCCCCGGGACGCGACGCTGCTGGTGTGCCGCCCGGCGGCCGGGCAGGCGCTGGTCCCGGCCCTGGACCAGACCCGCACGGTGGGGCTGGTGACCCTGCCGGGGGCGTTCGTCGGGGTGCTGCTGGGCGGCGCCGATCCGCTCACCGCCGGCGTCACGCAGTTGTTCGTCCTGATCGGCCTGCTGGCGGTGGAGG